A stretch of Henckelia pumila isolate YLH828 chromosome 4, ASM3356847v2, whole genome shotgun sequence DNA encodes these proteins:
- the LOC140860052 gene encoding ribulose bisphosphate carboxylase/oxygenase activase 2, chloroplastic-like, translating to MVATVSTIGSVNRAPVNLNGSGGAGAAVPSSSFFGSSLKKVNMSFVPKSSPASSFKIVAEDRWKGLGEDISDDQQDITRGKGLVDSLFQAPSGMGTHDAVLSSYEYLSQGLKTYNIDNIESGYYISPSFMDKVVVHITKNFMTLPNIKVPLILGVWGGKGQGKSFQCELVFAKMGINPIMMSAGELESGNAGEPAKLIRQRYREAADFIKKGKMCCLFINDLDAGAGRMGGTTQYTVNNQMVNATLMNIADNPTNVQLPGMYNKEVNPRVPIICTGNDFSTLYAPLIRDGRMEKFYWAPTREDRIGVCTGIFRTDNVPPEAVVTLVDTFPGQSIDFFGALRARVYDDEVRKWVSEVGVDLVGKKLVNSREGPPKFEQPKMTLEKLLEYGYMLVKEQENVKRVQLAETYLKDAALGDANKDAIESGTFFK from the exons ATGGTTGCCACAGTCTCCACCATCGGATCCGTTAACCGGGCTCCG GTGAATTTGAATGGATCCGGCGGGGCTGGAGCTGCAGTCCCCAGCTCATCCTTCTTCGGAAGTAGCTTGAAGAAGGTGAATATGTCATTCGTCCCAAAGAGCTCGCCCGCGTCGAGTTTCAAGATCGTGGCGGAGGACAGATGGAAGGGGCTTGGTGAAGATATTTCCGACGATCAACAAGATATTACTCGGGGAAAGGGTCTGGTTGATTCTCTCTTCCAAGCTCCCTCCGGAATGGGAACACACGACGCCGTCCTTAGCTCCTACGAGTATCTCAGCCAGGGACTTAAAac ATATAACATCGACAACATCGAGTCTGGATATTACATTTCTCCGTCTTTCATGGACAAGGTCGTGGTTCACATCACCAAGAACTTCATGACATTGCCTAACATCAAG GTTCCTCTTATTTTGGGTGTTTGGGGAGGCAAAGGTCAAGGGAAATCATTCCAATGCGAGCTTGTGTTCGCCAAGATGGGAATCAA CCCCATCATGATGAGTGCGGGAGAGCTTGAAAGCGGGAACGCGGGAGAGCCGGCGAAGCTGATAAGGCAAAGGTACCGTGAAGCGGCGGACTTCATAAAGAAGGGGAAGATGTGCTGTCTCTTCATAAACGATCTGGACGCTGGTGCGGGGCGTATGGGCGGCACCACTCAGTACACCGTCAACAACCAGATGGTGAACGCCACGCTCATGAACATCGCCGATAACCCCACCAACGTCCAGCTCCCCGGGATGTACAACAAAGAGGTGAACCCCCGTGTGCCCATCATCTGCACCGGTAACGACTTCTCCACATTGTACGCCCCCCTCATCCGTGACGGCCGTATGGAGAAATTCTACTGGGCTCCCACCCGTGAAGACCGTATCGGCGTCTGCACCGGCATCTTCCGCACCGACAACGTCCCTCCGGAGGCCGTCGTAACCCTCGTAGACACCTTCCCCGGCCAATCCatcg ATTTCTTCGGTGCTCTGAGGGCGAGAGTGTACGACGACGAAGTGAGAAAGTGGGTTTCCGAAGTCGGAGTTGACCTGGTGGGCAAGAAACTGGTGAACTCAAGGGAAGGACCGCCGAAATTCGAGCAACCGAAGATGACACTGGAGAAGCTGCTGGAGTATGGATACATGCTTGTGAAGGAGCAGGAGAATGTGAAGAGGGTGCAATTGGCTGAGACTTACTTGAAAGACGCTGCCCTTGGAGATGCTAACAAGGATGCCATTGAGAGTGGAACTTTCTTCAAGTGA
- the LOC140864267 gene encoding heat shock cognate 70 kDa protein-like has product MANNGENPAIGIDLGTTYSCVAVWRSRDDRVEIIPNDQGNRTTPSYVSFTETERLVGDAAKNLAAMNPINTVFDAKRLMGRRFSDPLVQNDMKQWPFKVISGPMDKPVIVVAYKGEEKQFSVEEISAMVLARMKECAEAYLGSMVTDAVITVPAYFDDSQRQATKDAGIISGLNVMRVIVEPTAAALAYGLEKKGKISSSGKNVLIFDLGGGTLDVSLLNIEKPGLFKVKAIAGDTHLGGEDFDSNMVSHFLLEFKRKHKKDISDSPRAMRRLRTACEKAKRILSSTAQTTIGLECLYDGIDFDWKITRAKFEELNMELFQQCMDHVEKCLNDAGMMKSHVHDVVLVGGSTRIPKVQELLQDFFNGKELCKSIHPDEAVAYGAAVQAAILSGETNEKIQNIVLCDVTPLSLGVSIRDGDMSVVVPRNTTIPTNMEEEFSTYIENQSEVVFQVYQGENARTDDNILLGEFLLSDVPLAPKGIPRFKVTFDIDANGILNVSAVDKSTGKNSSVTITDVKGRLSKDEIEKMVWNAEKYRDEDRKLKKKIEARNSLEDYVYKMKGTAKNAVLKSKIEDAIGWLDINQSAEEYEFVDKMNELRRIFK; this is encoded by the exons ATGGCTAACAATGGCGAAAACCCGGCGATCGGTATCGATCTTGGAACGACATATTCGTGCGTAGCCGTGTGGCGCAGTCGAGACGATCGTGTGGAGATCATACCCAATGATCAGGGCAACCGGACCACCCCGTCTTATGTATCTTTCACCGAAACCGAACGTCTCGTTGGCGACGCAGCCAAGAATCTTGCAGCAATGAACCCCATTAACACTGTTTTtg ATGCTAAGAGATTGATGGGCAGGAGATTTAGTGATCCTTTGGTTCAGAATGATATGAAGCAGTGGCCATTTAAAGTTATTTCTGGCCCTATGGATAAGCCAGTGATTGTGGTCGCGTACAAAGGTGAAGAGAAACAGTTTTCTGTGGAAGAGATTTCTGCAATGGTTCTTGCCAGGATGAAAGAATGTGCCGAGGCGTATCTTGGATCGATGGTGACTGATGCAGTCATCACCGTGCCTGCATACTTCGACGATTCCCAAAGGCAAGCAACAAAGGATGCTGGAATCATTTCCGGCCTCAATGTCATGCGTGTCATTGTCGAACCCACCGCTGCGGCCCTTGCTTATGGTCTTGAGAAGAAAGGTAAAATCTCTTCAAGTGGGAAGAATGTGCTTATTTTTGACCTTGGAGGTGGTACGTTGGATGTGTCGCTTCTCAACATCGAAAAGCCCGGTCTCTTTAAGGTGAAAGCCATAGCTGGTGACACTCACCTTGGAGGAGAAGATTTCGACAGCAACATGGTGAGCCATTTTCTTTTGGAGTTCAAGAGGAAGCACAAGAAGGATATAAGCGACAGCCCCCGAGCAATGAGGAGGTTGAGGACAGCTTGCGAGAAGGCCAAAAGAATCCTATCATCCACGGCGCAAACGACTATTGGACTTGAATGCTTGTACGATGGGATTGATTTCGACTGGAAGATAACGCGTGCAAAATTCGAGGAGCTCAACATGGAGTTGTTCCAGCAATGCATGGATCATGTGGAGAAGTGTTTGAATGATGCTGGTATGATGAAAAGCCATGTCCACGACGTAGTTCTCGTCGGTGGATCCACTAGAATCCCTAAGGTGCAAGAACTGCTTCAAGATTTCTTCAATGGAAAGGAGTTGTGTAAGAGCATTCATCCGGACGAGGCCGTGGCGTATGGTGCTGCAGTCCAAGCCGCGATTTTGAGTGGTGAGACTAATGAGAAGATTCAAAACATCGTGCTGTGCGACGTCACTCCTCTGTCTCTTGGTGTGAGTATCAGAGATGGCGATATGTCTGTTGTAGTCCCCCGGAACACCACCATTCCTACTAATATGGAGGAGGAGTTCAGCACGTATATAGAAAACCAAAGTGAGGTGGTATTCCAGGTGTACCAAGGAGAAAATGCCAGAACTGATGACAACATTCTGTTGGGTGAATTCTTGCTGTCGGATGTCCCTCTTGCTCCCAAGGGCATTCCTCGATTCAAAGTCACGTTTGATATTGATGCCAATGGTATCTTAAACGTTTCGGCTGTGGATAAATCAACTGGTAAGAACAGCAGTGTCACGATCACGGATGTCAAAGGCAGGTTGTCTAAGGATGAGATCGAGAAAATGGTTTGGAACGCCGAGAAATACAGGGATGAAGATAGGAAGCTTAAAAAGAAAATCGAGGCTAGAAATTCATTGGAAGATTATGTCTACAAAATGAAAGGTACGGCTAAAAACGCAGTATTGAAGTCCAAGATCGAAGATGCAATCGGGTGGCTGGACATCAACCAGTCCGCCGAAGAGTACGAGTTTGTGGATAAAATGAATGAGCTAAGAAGAATTTTCAAATAA
- the LOC140867085 gene encoding thaumatin-like protein produces the protein MSNFKLFLFLLCFITSTFISDGTQLIVVNNCKGPVWPGILATAGHETLNNGGFRLNSGQQVVVDCPKHWSGRIWARQGCCFDETGKGSCQTGDCAGKLHCTGTGGEPPATLVEMTLGTSSNPKHYYDVSLVDGFNLPVSMIPVGGGRGCGVAACEADLNGCCPENFAVRRGGKVVACKSACLATREDRYCCTGEYTSPETCKPTPFAHFFKAVCPRAYSYAYDESTGLKTCMAPRYVITFCPPN, from the exons ATGTCGAATTTCAAGTTGTTTTTGTTCCTCCTCTGTTTCATCACATCAACATTCATTTCTG ATGGAACGCAGCTCATTGTAGTGAACAACTGCAAGGGTCCCGTATGGCCGGGGATACTCGCCACCGCCGGCCACGAGACTCTGAACAACGGCGGTTTCCGTCTCAACAGCGGCCAACAAGTGGTGGTGGACTGCCCCAAGCATTGGTCGGGACGGATATGGGCTCGACAAGGCTGCTGCTTCGACGAGACGGGTAAAGGTTCGTGCCAGACCGGAGACTGTGCGGGGAAGTTGCATTGCACGGGCACCGGAGGAGAGCCTCCAGCGACTTTAGTCGAAATGACACTCGGGACGAGTTCGAATCCCAAGCATTACTATGATGTGAGCTTAGTGGACGGATTCAATCTTCCGGTTTCGATGATCCCGGTGGGAGGTGGCCGTGGATGTGGCGTGGCGGCGTGTGAGGCGGACTTGAACGGTTGCTGCCCGGAGAATTTTGCGGTGAGGAGGGGTGGGAAGGTGGTGGCTTGCAAGAGTGCTTGTTTGGCCACAAGGGAAGATAGATATTGCTGCACCGGCGAGTATACGAGCCCGGAGACTTGCAAGCCGACGCCTTTCGCGCATTTCTTCAAGGCTGTGTGTCCCCGAGCTTATAGTTATGCTTATGATGAATCTACGGGGCTCAAGACTTGCATGGCACCAAGATATGTCATCACTTTCTGCCCTCCAAATTga